From one Rhodamnia argentea isolate NSW1041297 chromosome 1, ASM2092103v1, whole genome shotgun sequence genomic stretch:
- the LOC115740171 gene encoding protein BCCIP homolog codes for MPHKAKRRRLSSSSRPQTFSPFARSLALAASASSRSKHDAHGSNCRTDASDDGFGKNAQKEKIKRTESSDEESTHSQSSGDGDDDDDEIEGVVQADFAFFDPKPSDFHGVKILLQNYLGDEEWDLSGFVDLILGQTTVGTVVKIEGAEDDGLFSAVSALNLDRYKDHRCIIELKEYLLKVCPENDVISDLRAILNEQAPHTGLLVSQHVMNFPPQLLPPLYDALFDEVSWATEDEPTEELRNSFKFSNYLLVSKIHKLKSGSQKSKRNSNPVRDADIIFSKLEDEIIYKLSSWSFNFPLRTPPVTNHELKNYQVTGLVMAVKAEKVTQFREELKSLIDES; via the exons ATGCCTCACAAGGCTAAAAGACGCCgcctttcatcatcttctcggCCGCAGACGTTCTCGCCCTTCGCTCGTTCGCTCGCTCTCGCTGCGTCTGCGAGCTCGAGAAGCAAGCATGATGCCCACGGGTCCAATTGCCGCACAGACGCTTCTG ATGATGGGTTTGGCAAGAATGCTCAGAAAGAGAAGATTAAACGGACCGAATCCTCTGACGAAGAGAGCACGCATTCCCAGTCTtctggtgatggtgatgatgatgatgatgaaattgAA GGCGTTGTTCAAGCTGATTTTGCTTTTTTCGACCCGAAACCGAGCGACTTTCATGGAGTGAAGATTCTGCTACAGAACTACCTTGGTGATGAGGAATGGGACTTGAGTGGCTTTGTAGACCTAATACTGGGACAGACAACAGTGGGGACTGTCGTTAAGATAGAGGGTGCTGAAGATGACGGACTTTTCTCTGCTGTTTCCGCACTTAACCTGGACAGATATAAG GATCATAGATGTATTATCGAGCTGAAGGAGTACCTCCTTAAAGTGTGCCCAGAGAATGATGTGATAAGTGATCTCAGAGCAATTCTGAATGAGCAAGCACCGCACACTGGTCTTTTGGTGTCTCAGCACGTGATGAATTTTCCTCCCCAGCTTTTGCCACCTCTCTATGATGCACTCTTTGATGAAGTCTCATGGGCTACAGAAGATGAG CCCACTGAGGAGCTGCGGAACTCTTTCAAGTTCAGTAATTATTTACTTGTGAGCAAAATTCATAAG CTGAAGAGCGGTTCCCAGAAAAGTAAACGAAACAGCAATCCTGTCAGAGATGCAGATATTATATTCAGTAAGCTCGAAGATGAAATCATTTATAAG CTCAGCTCATGGTCCTTCAATTTTCCGTTGCGCACTCCACCTGTTACAAATCATGAG CTTAAGAATTACCAGGTGACAGGGTTAGTCATGGCAGTAAAAGCAGAGAAAGTTACGCAGTTCCGAGAAGAGTTAAAATCTCTGATTGATGAGTCGTGA